Within Vigna unguiculata cultivar IT97K-499-35 chromosome 2, ASM411807v1, whole genome shotgun sequence, the genomic segment TGAAAGAGTCAAATAACATACACACATTTCCTTTTGTGTGCTATGCATTTCAGGTTATCCAAAGTGGAGATCCCAAGGCAAATGAGATTGTACTGTCAAATATGATTGCTTTATTAGATCGAGTATTTTTGGATGTGACGGTAGGAATGACTTCTGGAAAATACTATGTTCATTGTTTCCACAATAGGAATATTTTATTTACGAATTTGTCACAGACTAATGCTGCAGAGTTAGTTTGATATTGTTTCTTGTTATTAGTTCTCATTCTCGGAACATCATTGATCTTAACAGGatccttttgtttttcaacCACACCACAAGGCAAAGAGAGAGCCTTTTGACTACTACGTGTTTGGGCAGAATTACATCCGTCCTTTAGTTGATTTCAAGTGAGTTTACTAGCTATAGTGTCTCTTTATACTGTTTGGTAGCAATCAAATTTGTTTATCCGTACATTTTATTGTTGATCACTTATGCACATgattatgaaaaatttaatgtgaaagaATGATATCCTTGAATTGAGCACTTTGTATTTTTAGCAAGTTTATGCCTACAATAAGCTAGGTTCTGAAGAATTTGTGAGAAATGTATTAGGGAATCTAAAAGGTAGTATATGCAGGGAGTGTCCATAACCAAAGggattatgtttttttttttttggcgaAGGGGGGGAACTTAACGTGTAGTACAGGCCCTATTAGAACATTGAAGTCTCAATGTGTTTAACACATGGTGTTGAAGCTGATGGTATCAAGAAAAATAGCAATACAGTTATTTATGATGatttttatgtttcttctaATGGTGTACAAACTACAAATACAATGTACACATTATTAAGGCATATCTTGTATGAATTCTGGAGTCTGCACCTTCCAGTAGTCGATTGCCCTTTGATCTCCTTGAATTTTTGCTTGGTGGTTAGTGAAATCCCATACTAGGTTGAAGTAATTGTTGTAGAAATCAAAAGAGCAAACAATGTTATGAATGTAAATAAATGtaagttaaaattttgattgataAAGATTCCTGGAGAAGCTTGTAAGCAGAACACCACACTTGAGACATATTGAAGATGCTATTTTTCTAAGATTCACCTGTAAATATTGAGGCTTAAACATTGAGGGATAGCAGTTTTGCTGTGTATAATCCTGTGTGGTTTGAGCTATCAAACTATAGTATATAGAGCAAGAATGCTGAAGTTTTTAATCTCTCCCAGTCTTTAAAAAATTCTGCTTCATTTTTGCAACTTTTGAGtgtatatttctttttagaaaAATCTGCATAGGCTGTTAATAGACAAACTAATTGACCTGTGTCGGGTCTTGATACAAACAAGTTTATGACAAAGTGGAATGGGGTGCCTACTACCGGTATGTATGTTTGTGATTATGTTGGACGTTTTTCGTGGTTAACCTTAGGAtagaaatgataaaataagattgAAAAACCCTTTTCTTAATTGGAGCTGTGCCTTTGCAGCATTCTATGCCTTGTTACTGGCTATCCTTCTCAGTTTTCTATGTGCCCTCAAAAGGAGGTTTACTATGAATTGGTGATGCATACAGAACAGGCAAAATTAACTATGTTCAGCCATGACTCTCTTCATATGATTTTATTTCTGGTGTTATCTGGTAGTTAACTTGATTCTTCCTTGTTGTGACTTGTATCTAGAGAAGAGCCTTTGGTTTTGAATGAATTAAATATTGCTTTTCTGCACATGTTAATTTAAAGGTTTGGAACCATGCCAATTACTTCTGAAATAGGCTCTCTGTTGCATTTTCATAGAACTGTATACTACTAATAGGTATCTAAAACACTTCCCGAAGTGTAATCCCTGGGTGTGGCAATCTGTATGCCCATTTATATTCATGGCACTTAAAGGCCCATATATAATAAGCTTGTATCAAGACAATGTCTATTCCATTTGCCTGCACCTCGTAGCTATTCTTAAAGGTGATATTTTTGTTGCAGAAATTCTTATGTTGGCAACATGCCCCTTTTCATTGAAATGGAAGAGAAACTTAAGCAGGTGCCAATTTTTAATACGCTTTCTTCATATTGAGGGATTATTTACTGTGAAGTATGGTAGAATTTGTATTAACCTTATCTCACCAAGTAGGGTGAGGGCAGTGATCTAAAGTCCAGCATTTCTCCTTTATTACTTCTGTCTTAACCCAAAGGTCGGTATCTATGCATGAGGCATATAACCTTTTAGGAGTTTATGTTTATTAGATGTGTAAAAGTCTTTAAGTTTAAATCTTAGATCGAGATTGTGGGAATTGACGGAAATCATGTGATTGTCTTGATTGTTTTCCGATTTTCCTACAATTCTGGTAGTAGATACTAAGTTGATGTTTCTAATGCTTCTGCTGTATCTATAATTTTTCTTGTAAGTACTgcttattacttaaaaaaattgtcctGTACTTTACATGAAATGCCAAACTTGATTCTGATTTGTAGGTTCCTGTGTATGTTTGCCCTATGTTAACATTTTCATTGATGTGGGAGAAAATcttgaaagaatgaaaaaattacTGCAGGGACACAACATCATCTTGATGTCAAATCACCAAACTGAAGCTGATCCAGCCATCATTGCATTGCTTCTTGAAACACGACTCCCATATATAGCTGAAAACCTGGTACAGTTTGCATATTTATTGTCTGGTTATTTTGAAGGACGGGCTGTCCATATTTATATTCCTTCCAGTTATTGAATTATGCCGTTTGTTCCACAGACCTATGTTGCAGGAGATAGAGTTATAACTGATCCTCTGTCCAAACCATTCAGTATTGGCAGGTTTATTTTTGTACTTCTGTTTATCGAATTAAAGATTTGTGATGTTATTTTTCCTTCTATGAACGAAGTTGACTTCTGAAACCTTTTACTTATACTTTCGTTTTAATAGGAATCTCATTTGTGTTTACTCTAAAAAGCACATGCTTGATGATCCAGCACTTGTAGAGACGAAAAGAACTGCAAACATACGAGCTCTGAAGGAAATGGCTATGCTTTTAAGGTATATCCGTTGGTTTATGGAGAAATGGATGCTTTTATTTAGGAAAAACTAACAATTGGCCTTAAGGTACTGTTGAAGGgaagaaaaatagaagatgtttattatacaagtatttagttatcaaaatttgaacccaattacattttttcttgttttccgTATGAATAATTAGAGAAATTAAATAAGGTTTCTTAATTATTATCTAATGCCCCAGTACACTTTATGCAGAGCATAATGCGTCAATTATAGTGCATGCTTATTAATCAATTCTCCTAGCACACTTTTTTTAGACCTTAATGCATCAAATTGAGTTCCGTTTTCTAGAAATCTGCAAAAAGATCATAAAGGAAAGAGGATGTAACAGCAGAGGGCATGTTTACTTTAGATAGTATTTTTTGTATGTAATGGTTATTTATCCGTCATCTTGGACTTTTGGTACAGGAATGGATCACAAATAGTCTGGATTGCCCCTAGCGGTGGTAGGGATCGCCCAGATGCCCAGACCAGAGAATGGGTGCCGGTATGCTCACCCTcttgttaaagtaaaatataaaaagtgtgGCACAGTTTTAGTTTAGTCGAACTTCAATTACAGAAATATACCTTTTGACATTGACCTGAGGACAGATTGGATAAACTTCATAACTAGCATTTAGAGGAAAAGAATAAAGTTGAAACAAATCAAATTCCTCTTACGGATGACAGTTAACTTATGTATCTCAACTTTAAAAGAAGCTAAGCGATAAACATCTAAAAAGATTGAAATGCACAATTTGATTTTAACTTGTAtgataagtttgatttattttaccTTATTTCCTTCTCTTTTATGTGACTATTGAAAAGTTTGTATTGGCATTTAGTGCTACAATCTTGTACACTTCCAGAAGGGTACTGCAACTCTTGTTCTTTATGGTTATTCTGTTATTTGCTATTAGAGTATATTCTTAGAAAAGGATTAAGATAGGTAGGCATTTATCTTGTTTAGAAGCAATGATGTGAGTCAGATATAGTACTCTATTTAAGCACCATCATCAATTGTTTGCAAAGGCTGctttgtgaattttatttttgaaaatgatgaaatttatCTGATCCAGTGTTTGATTCTACAGTGAAACCATATTCCACTTGTTGGGCTATAGATTTTTTTTGGAGGGGTGGCTAGAAATAAAATCCGGATTTCTGGCTCAATATTGAGTTTGCTTGAATATCTGGGCCATGGATTATTTCACTTGTGTTCTATGTTATAACTGTACTTCCATTTGAAGTTGTTATAGCCTTGTGCTGGTTTGCGTGTAATCTGTCCTTCATTCTATGTAAGAGAAATTGATTTAAACATAGGAAGGTAAGTTTGAAGGACTGTATCCTATATCCAATACCTTCTTGGTGCTTGTGGGGTATTAATAGAAGGGGTAACAAGTATAGGGTGTGTATTATATCCAATGTCCTACTTTGTGAATGCAGTCAAGTAGAATGGTGACCTTAAGATTTGTGAGTGTCATAcgttctaaataaaaatattgcaCAATTTCCAAGTCCATAATATTTACGTTACCATTTTGTTGATGCTTTGGCATATTAATATTCAGGCACCCTTTGATATTTCTTCGGTAGATAATATGCGAAGACTTGTTGAACATTCAGGTCCACCAGGTCATGTATATCCTTTGGCGATATTATGCCATGATATAATGCCCCCTCCGCTAAAGGTATGGTTTTCTTGTCTTTGAGAGTCTACCCTAATgctttatcttaattttattgcGACCATATAATTTTGCAGGTCGAGAAAGAAATTGGGGAGAAAAGAATTATATCCTTTCATGGGGCTGGCATATCAGTGGCTCCAGCGATAAGCTTTTCTGAAGCCACTGCTACTTGTGAAAATCCTGAAAATGTGAGTTTGATGAGCTGTACTGAACTAAATTTATTGTCATTTATTCTTGCGGTTTTCTTCTTAGAattcattttacatttttttatattcaaactGAGATGTGACTGCTTAAGAATGGGATACAACATGAAATGATTTATAAAGTAgtatttttctttaagaaatgCTATTTgtatgaaaaacttaaaaaaaaaaacaaagagtgAAAAGTATGGGATGTGATGGGTACTGTGATAGAGAGGTGTTAATGTGTAAGTTGTTATATGGCATTACAAAATAGTATATTGAGTCATGTGAATCTATAGGCTTCCTACCCTCCTGACTTGTGGAACTATTTTGTGCCAATGTATTCTGGGGATGTACAAGACACCTACAATATTTGCTGGTTGAGTGTAGTTTTTCGTAATATGATGAACAAAGTCAGTATTATGTATCCTTGGGTTCCCTGCTCGTGttcacttattattttttggttgtaGTTATCTGAACTTGGAAGTGCTTTGATACATGAAATTCAATATCTGGAAggttcttttattttaacttgaatGATACAGTGTGGGTTTTCTGCGTAGGCTAAGGACGTTTTCACAAAAGCCCTGTACGATTCTGTGACTGAGCAATATAATGTGCTGAAATCTGCTATACATGGAAAAAAAGGATTTGAAGCATCAACTCCTGTAGTTTCTTTGTCACAGCCATGGAAGTAGTTGAAATCTGCATCTTTTTCGTTACACTGATGCAGGTACAATTCTAACTAcagaaatttgatatttttctatGGTTCTATTGTACAACTTATAGATTAGAATTGAAATCCTATTTATTGTTGGGGGTTCAAATACTTCTTCTGTACATGCTTCTGGTATTTTGTTGATGTTTATTGCTTTTGGATGAACTGCATGATTTTCTTGAGGCTTGAGCTgcaatttattattgtttttaataccATTCTTCACTCTCAATAATGTATAGCTAATAGCTTGCAATTATTAATATGGTGAAAATGATAATAAGCCTTTATTTTTGGCAAATATGTTGTTTTGGAATTGTCCTTGATAGTTACTTGAAGcatttgagatttttttgtgTAAGATGTTCATAGCACTTAACTGATTATGGTTCGGTTACcccttaattaaagattttttatttgtaatagtatcaaatataaattattgctTGAATATTTCTAGCCCGAGATACTATCTAGTTAACTTGTTTACAACATGATTCGGAATTAAGCTAAACATTAACGGTAAGAAGCAGATGCAAGCTCCAAATAAAATGCTTGTCTTTTCTTGAACCTTAAATTGTACATTTACGTGCTCTACCCTACTGACTCTATTTTCATGGATGGAGGCTCCAACTGCTTTGTTCCCTTTCAGAAGCAAGTTGCAAGACCTCAGTCAAACAAGTTCGACTGATTCCTTTGAGGGACTGCCTAATTACTACACCGAATGATTTAGCTTGATTGAAGATTGCAGTCAAATACATATTTTGTCGTTTTCCCTTTGCTCTTGCCGTTGTCAGCGTTCAATTAATCTGGAATCTGTTTCAGATGGTTCAAATTCAGCTGGTTACTGTACAGGTCTCTCTTAGTTCGGTGTCAGATCCGGTTCATTGGCtctgataaaatattaaatatttatctacAGTTTTTTTATCAGGTTAGCTAGCTGAATagataaaaaatctaatttctaccatttgtatttttaatgatGTCCAGTTTGTTCAATAATAGAGGAATAGATGTTAATATTACATGTTCAGAATCGAATTGTTCAGATGGAATCATTACATGTTGGCGACATGAAAGTTCTACAGTTACCGTTATTTTCTCATGTTTATCATTGTTTGCAATGTGATAGGTATAATTTATGTGGAAACGCTTGGTGTCTGCATCAATATCATGAAAACATGGTACATTTATATTGTTtccatgttaaaataattagcTAATAATCTCTTGACATAAGTAATTTGTTGGATTGAGCCTATCACTATTGCCGTGAAGCCTGAAACGGGATGTTATAGCTATTCATTGTTGTATCCTGTTTAGTAGCATGCAAGTAGGATAACTGGATAAGTAGAAACAGTGATGATTATTTTGTTGAATGGAATAGTGGAAATGAGGTGGATTTCATAGTATTGATTTCCTCCATTATAGCTATTCATTTTCCCTCAATCAaacatctttaatttttattgtatttttccTTCACAAGCTCCGAATCACTTTGATAGCTGGCATCGTTGATTGTCTCGGTTCACCTTTGATTCCGATGTTTCATACAGTGTTCAACAAATATTTCAATCATTTCAAAATAGCTATAGTCCCCTCTATCTGATTgcagatattttaaaatagggGTTCTCTTACGAAGTAGTTAGTAAGAAATATGGGCTCTCTTACGAAATAGTTTTATTCTAGTTAGTAATACACGATATTACTAATTTCGCCGTTTCCTATATCTATGATAATGGGCCTCGTCTTTATTTTCCTATTCTATTGATTGGttattgaaaatgatttaatatttaaggttcattcttttcttacttgaaaaatgaatattttgcaTTACCTCTTTTTTGCTTGGTCTCACTTTATACAACTCATTTCCCTGAATTTTGAAAAACCTGCGAATAAATCTTTGAGGACATTGTAAAGTCACACATCAAAAGTTATCTTTATGTGTTTCGATCCTTCGTTGTTCGATAGATCCTCATTCTGACCTAATACAACGTCAGAAGGATCTCCGTGTTTTAAGCTTCAaccattaaatatttattggatTATTGTAATCGAGCAAGCTCAGAGGTTGTTGTGACCTGAATCTAGACTAACGTTGTTTCGTTACTGTTGTTATTGTTAGGTAGCTTTCTGTATGGAAAAACACCCATATCGGTCATTAACCCTTcacttcttctcttctttgcTTAAAGTAAATATTAGTTTCGCTGGTGAAGATCCCTGAAATTTTAAAGTTTGGTTATTGACTATTAATCTCCACAGGATGGGCAACTAATAAGTTATTATCAAAACTTGTGACTAGCCTTAAAATGAGGTAGCCTTCTTTCGTTTTAAAACTTGTAACCAGATGTGGAGAGTCAGAGAATTGGTGATTCCCCTTTCATTTTTCCTTCAGCTTTCCATTTCTGTTGTCCCTTGTAAGTTTGTGTTTCTAAGTATGGACATGTTTGAATAACAGTGATTTGATTTTACTACGTGTAGATATGGCAATAATGATTTCACTACATGCAAGAGTTTAATACTCGGCACCCAGCCCCTGCACTGCAGGATTCCAAATCAGTTAATGTGACCAATGCCTTTCCACTTTCCTTCTGTTTGCTATACGAAATACGAGAACGGGTCGACAACCAAGGTCACCGCCCCATTGTTTATTGGTTTAGTGTTCCTTTTTTTATTCCACAACAACATCACCCAAGTAACGACACAtgttaaaattaacataaaactaCCAAATTTCATACATATCAATCCAATCTACCAAAACAAACATCTCTCTTGCAACATAAAACTATGAATCTTAACACACAAAGATTCTACGTATTTAGCACTCGTCATTACTTTTTAAAGAACACactccaagaaaaaaaaaacattattaggATTCTTTTTCACAAACTTCTCCATAACAAATTTTGTCCTATCAGACCTTCAATAGCTTCTTGAAAAAGTTCCATTTATTGctattaagtttttaaaaagaaaatgaacttTAAAACAGCTAAAATACCTCGAATTGATTAAAGTAAAATTCTAAGACGAGGTGAAATAAAGTAGTGCCTGATTCATATTTCAAGTTCCATGTACATAACACATGTACATAACAACTATTACGATCcagttgtttaaaaaaaatgatggcAACTGTTGTCTGGTCCCAAAAACCGTAGGTAGTAACGTTACGACACTGCTCAAGTGTAATGAAGCTTAGGGGAATGTGATTTGAATAACCCTAAAACGAGTTGTTTGAGGTTGCATGCACGAGGCTCTGGAATAATGTCACATTCTGATGCAGGGTAAAAATTACTTCTTTATTACTTACGATGACCAACGAGCCTCACCAAATCTTTCCGAGGACTGTGCATGTTCCTTCCATCACCCAATTCAGCTTCTAACACACCAAATTTTTGCAATCATATCCACAAATAACTCACTCTACTCCTTCAATTGGGAACACGTTCTTCCTTTAAtcgttaaaacaataaaaaaaggtaaaataaaattgcaatctgattagtttaaaattacagaaatttatgagttatttattatgagttatttttaatttactcgTATCTTTTTAGTCAATACTTTAGATGGGTTTATTCAAATCACATGTACATttacattataataaaattaataaaattgatggAACTGTGGAGTTTATCCAAAATGAAggtataaactaaaaaaaaaatcaaattaactttttaatttacatttatgtctcaaattatttttatattttttacatccTTCTGAAGAAGCCCTTCCAATACACAATAATTCAAACTCgaaaaattaagaatatcatacatatgatatataaattaataaccTTTTGGTTAACCTAATAATTTGTGTAGGACATAtgatataattgttttaaaaaagttggagcatattagaaataaaagggaaataaataaacagcatataaattcaatttggaTGTTCTAACTTTGGCTCTTGGTGAACCAAAGGAAGAGGTTTAGTTTGCTTTTAAAGtgtgaatgaaaaaaagaagaaattgtgtTGGGATTTTTAATCCTGAACTAAGCACCATTATTGGGCTCTAAACGAtgtgattaattattataaGTCGTCAATTATGCTACAGTTGATATTGTCGAATGCTTTTATATAAAGGTAAATTGGTCTGCCATTAAAAGAagttaatttttggtttataaGCAATATTTGTGGTCAGTGTCACTGAACCTTGTTGTGTTGACATGAAAGAAAGCCAAAATCAAAGTATAGAAATAGCGGAAAAATGTCAAAAAGGGAAGGAAGAACTTCACTGCTTAAAATGGAAGTCACGTGACCCAAAATTAATTAGACCTACATAATTATACCAATAACGAAATGGAAAATTTTGAAAGTTATTCCCAgctttttatttaacaaattatatctttaatttctcatttatttagtttaacgacttattttaaattatattttaattttttgtttacgatattatttattttgaaatttaaaattttgttacaattttaaaatattaaaaaaagatatatttaaattcttttgttaACTTCTAAGGAATGTGAAGTTACATCACTTTTGAACCTGtttgaataacttttatttttacttcaaatgtcaaatgaataaaattttaacctatattttatattttatttcaaaaagtaaaaaatataaattttataagtagtagtaataataataaagaaaaaagttgataacaaaaataataaaagaattgacTTATAATGTAATGAATTCCGTAGTCTCGGAAGCATCACAGACCGATCATACCTAgttttgtatttactttttatgtaaTCTTGTAGATTGGTCGAGAGAGGTGTGACTTGGGTGACTAATCTTAAGATTCATGTTCAGCTTTACGTTGGGAAGGTATAACTCTTACATTGAAAGTTCAGTTTTGATTATATTGTCGGTTTATTGCACTAGTACACTAAGTTGTTGGGACCTACCCAAGCTCTATTTCATTAACAAGAATGTCACTTAGATGTTGTTCAAAAGACCttgtgttatata encodes:
- the LOC114174002 gene encoding glycerol-3-phosphate acyltransferase, chloroplastic isoform X1; the protein is MSMTGSSAYCVAQAFPPFFRLSNKTMFLLSTPPTTFFPTPTTPRVPLLSSTASSSSTASSSSSSISLRSSTAPSPSCSSVTPKDNSLVSAKHSHPNMSASVSSRTFLNARSEQDVFAGIKKEVEAGSLPANVAAGMQEVYNNYKSAVIQSGDPKANEIVLSNMIALLDRVFLDVTDPFVFQPHHKAKREPFDYYVFGQNYIRPLVDFKNSYVGNMPLFIEMEEKLKQGHNIILMSNHQTEADPAIIALLLETRLPYIAENLTYVAGDRVITDPLSKPFSIGRNLICVYSKKHMLDDPALVETKRTANIRALKEMAMLLRNGSQIVWIAPSGGRDRPDAQTREWVPAPFDISSVDNMRRLVEHSGPPGHVYPLAILCHDIMPPPLKVEKEIGEKRIISFHGAGISVAPAISFSEATATCENPENAKDVFTKALYDSVTEQYNVLKSAIHGKKGFEASTPVVSLSQPWK
- the LOC114174002 gene encoding glycerol-3-phosphate acyltransferase, chloroplastic isoform X2, producing MQEVYNNYKSAVIQSGDPKANEIVLSNMIALLDRVFLDVTDPFVFQPHHKAKREPFDYYVFGQNYIRPLVDFKNSYVGNMPLFIEMEEKLKQGHNIILMSNHQTEADPAIIALLLETRLPYIAENLTYVAGDRVITDPLSKPFSIGRNLICVYSKKHMLDDPALVETKRTANIRALKEMAMLLRNGSQIVWIAPSGGRDRPDAQTREWVPAPFDISSVDNMRRLVEHSGPPGHVYPLAILCHDIMPPPLKVEKEIGEKRIISFHGAGISVAPAISFSEATATCENPENAKDVFTKALYDSVTEQYNVLKSAIHGKKGFEASTPVVSLSQPWK